The Argentina anserina chromosome 3, drPotAnse1.1, whole genome shotgun sequence genome includes a region encoding these proteins:
- the LOC126787189 gene encoding protein FAR1-RELATED SEQUENCE 5-like — MEIWRRTWACSNEEYCYSKKDPNTDIPHPILFGSNGCTDQNGQCGDPTVGKKKKRKGVARGMKKVTPEDLVEVQALESAGLRVSSSLYFMARQNGGALLVRFMLKDLYNKLDSYRRLNSELGDAEATMNWLRIKRLEDPNFFCRYIRDEDGRLAALFWRDHALFLDYQAFGDVLIIDSTYKTNIYGMPLVLLVSTNNHQASVVFGCALVRDEKEDTFHWLIERFVSSMENKVPITVVTDGDERLHAALHTHMPKTSIEEWDMMWVKMIVENDLGDNECLKTLHDRQGHHCGGICSTQWCEGMNNKVKTKVCAYVKLVQFVPRLYHNVGRLRDRYMLDDFKSRNYHMKFELPMKAVEEQVFNIYTDDIYLVIRGHMVFENAFNVSTRVDYEGSKNLTCYVTQYGVEDKCWLVTYAAGNTEGEGDTYRCSCHLFESDVIPYCHIFSVLNGKV, encoded by the exons ATGGAGATCTGGAGGAGAACTTGGGCCTGCTCGAATGAGGAGTACTGCTACAGCAAGAAGGATCCAAATACTGATATTCCACATCCCATATTGTTCGGTTCAAATGGATGTACGGACCAGAATGGGCAATGTGGAGATCCTacagttggaaagaaaaagaagagaaagggTGTGGCAAGGGGAATGAA gaaagtgaCACCAGAGGACTTGGTAGAGGTGCAGGCACTCGAGTCAGCAGGTTTGAGGGTTAGCAGTTCTTTATATTTTATGGCAAGGCAAAATGGAGGTGCCCTTTTGGTTAGATTTATGTTGAAGGACTTATACAACAAATTGGACAGTTATAGGAGACTTAATAGCGAACTTGGTGATGCAGAAGCAACCATGAACTGGTTACGCATAAAAAGATTGGAAGatcctaattttttttgtaggtATATCAGAGATGAAGATGGGAGATTAGCTGCTCTGTTTTGGAGGGACCATGCTTTATTCTTGGACTACCAAGCATTTGGGGATGTTTTGATCATAGATAGCACCTACAAAACAAACATCTATGGAATGCCATTGGTGTTGTTAGTCAGTACAAACAACCACCAAGCTAGTGTGGTATTTGGTTGTGCTCTCGTTCGTGATGAGAAGGAGGACACGTTCCATTGGTTGATTGAGCGATTCGTTTCTTCAATGGAGAACAAGGTCCCAATAACTGTTGTAACAGATGGGGATGAAAGGTTGCACGCTGCACTTCACACACACATGCCAAAAACAAG TATAGAAGAATGGGACATGATGTGGGTGAAGATGATAGTGGAAAACGACTTGGGGGACAATGAATGTCTAAAGACACTCCATGATAGGC AGGGACATCATTGTGGCGGAATTTGCAGCACACAATGGTGTGAGGGTATGAATAACAAGGTTAAGACAAAGGTGTGTGCTTACGTCAAGCTGGTTCAATTTGTACCAAGGTTGTACCACAATGTTGGGCGGTTGAGAGATCGGTATATGTTGGATGACTTTAAGTCCCGCAATTACCACATGAAATTTGAATTACCAATGAAGGCCGTTGAGGAACAAGTATTCAATATCTACACGGACGACATCTATTTAGTCATCAGGGGCCATATGGTGTTTGAGAATGCGTTTAATGTCTCCACCCGTGTTGATTACGAAGGATCCAAAAACCTGACATGCTACGTCACACAGTACGGTGTAGAAGATAAGTGTTGGTTAGTGACTTACGCAGCCGGCAACACCGAAGGGGAGGGGGATACTTATAGATGTTCCTGCCATCTGTTTGAGTCAGATGTGATACCATACTGCCACATTTTCTCTGTTTTAAACGGGAAAGTGTGA
- the LOC126787190 gene encoding uncharacterized protein LOC126787190, translated as MGGQGYDGASNMRGQFYGLKTLFLHDCPYAYYVHCFAHRLQLALNACARDVPDMQLFFQMLSSIVAFVGSSSKRTNQLKDIQETELVESLADIDLETGKGLDQIHSLKRAGMTRWGSHFASVTTLVHVFKEVTQLLQSMMTDKDLTGSIRGDAKGFLKALRAFEFVFCLLLTNKIIGITDLLSQGLQKQSQDIVNAMNFFSITKTILQALRDDGWDSFYQNVQQFGEDHGLEMPNMDVAYSMGTGRGCQQHDVVTNEHYYHFDVFNVIIDVQMMELNDRFTEQRIELLTLSSALDPKNQFKKFDMEKICRLAEKFYPEDIDASEVRALIRLVETDLAKLFSLVDRLIRLVLTLLVSTATTERAFSAMKIIKTRLRNKMEDGYLSGCMMLHIENEYVDDIDSEVVIDHFESIGDRKAQFR; from the exons ATGGGTGGTCAAGGATACGATGGAGCTAGCAATATGCGTGGTCAATTTTATGGATTGAAGACATTATTCCTTCATGACTGCCCTTATGCCTATTATGTTCATTGCTTTGCTCATCGATTACAATTAGCTTTGAATGCATGTGCTAGAGATGTTCCTGATATGCAATTGTTTTTTCAAATGCTAAGCTCCATTGTTGCTTTTGTTGGCTCTTCATCAAAGCGTACAAATCagttaaaagatattcaaGAAACAGAACTTGTAGAAAGTTTAGCAGATATAGATCTTGAAACTGGAAAAGGTCTAGACCAAATTCATAGTTTAAAAAGAGCAGGTATGACTCGATGGGGTTCTCACTTTGCTTCGGTTACTACTTTGGTTCATGTGTTTAAAGAAGTTACTCAACTTCTTCAAAGTATGATGACTGATAAAGACCTCACTGGAAGTATAAGAGGTGATGCAAAAGGTTTCCTTAAGGCATTGAGGGCATTTGAATTTGTATTTTGCTTGTTGCTCACTAACAAAATTATTGGAATTACTGATTTACTCTCTCAAGGCTTGCAGAAGCAATCACAAGATATTGTTAATgctatgaattttttttcaattacaaAGACAATTCTTCAAGCATTGAGGGATGATGGTTGGGATAGTTTTTACCAAAATGTCCAGCAATTTGGTGAAGATCATGGTCTTGAAATGCCTAATATGGATGTAGCTTATTCAATGGGTACTGGTCGTGGTTGTCAACAACATGATGTTGTTACAAATGAACATTACTATCATTTTGATGTGTTTAATGTGATTATAGATGTTCAGATGATGGAGCTAAATGACAGGTTCACAGAGCAAAGAATAGAACTACTTACTTTAAGCTCTGCATTAGATCCTAAAAATCAGTTCAAAAAGTTTGATATGGAGAAGATTTGCAGACTTGCAGAGAAGTTCTATCCTGAAGACATTGATGCATCAGAGGTTAGAGCTTTAAT ACGATTAGTTGAAACAGACTTAGCGAAGCTTTTTTCCTTGGTTGATAGATTGATTCGTTTGGTCTTGACACTTCTGGTTTCCACTGCAACTACTGAACGTGCATTTTCGGctatgaaaattataaaaactaggcttagaaacaagatggAAGATGGATACCTTTCAGGTTGTATGATGCTTCACATTGAAAACGAATATGTAGATGATATTGATTCAGAGGTAGTGATTGATCATTTCGAGTCTATTGGAGATCGTAAAGCACAGTTCAGATAG
- the LOC126788416 gene encoding borneol dehydrogenase, mitochondrial-like produces MAGFSLLSAAARRLEGKVALITGGASGIGESTARLFSKHGAKVVIADVQDDLGRSVCKELNPSSTTFVHCDVTNEKDVENAVNRATAKYGKLDIMFNNVGIVEAAKPNILHNDKAEFEKILGVNLVGVFLGTKHAARVMMGARRGTIINTASVCSVIGGAATHAYTSSKHGVEGLTKNTAVELGQYGIRVNCVSPFVVKTPLVAKFFKLDDGSVVEVYSNLKGAELKAEDVAEAVLYLGSDESKYVSGHNLVIDGGYTIVNPRFCMFEQS; encoded by the exons ATGGCGGGGTTCTCTTTACTCTCCGCTGCTGCAAGAAG GCTTGAAGGTAAGGTAGCACTGATAACCGGCGGCGCCAGCGGCATTGGAGAATCCACGGCCCGACTCTTCTCCAAACACGGAGCTAAAGTTGTGATCGCCGACGTGCAAGACGACTTGGGCCGATCCGTTTGCAAAGAACTCAACCCTTCCTCCACTACCTTCGTCCATTGCGACGTGACCAACGAAAAAGACGTCGAAAACGCCGTGAACAGGGCCACCGCCAAGTATGGAAAGCTAGACATCATGTTCAACAACGTCGGCATCGTTGAAGCGGCCAAGCCGAACATCCTTCACAACGACAAGGCCGAGTTCGAGAAGATCCTCGGAGTGAATCTGGTTGGTGTGTTTTTGGGGACCAAGCACGCGGCCAGGGTGATGATGGGAGCTCGAAGAGGAACCATTATCAATACAGCTAGCGTTTGCTCTGTGATAGGGGGCGCCGCCACGCATGCTTACACGAGTTCGAAGCATGGAGTGGAGGGGCTCACGAAGAACACGGCGGTGGAGCTCGGGCAGTACGGGATACGTGTGAATTGTGTGTCGCCATTTGTGGTGAAGACGCCGTTGGTCGCAAAATTCTTCAAGCTCGACGACGGGAGTGTCGTTGAAGTTTACTCCAACCTTAAAGGGGCGGAGCTGAAGGCTGAAGATGTGGCGGAGGCTGTTCTATACTTGGGAAGTGATGAGTCTAAGTATGTTAGCGGGCATAATCTTGTAATAGACGGAGGCTACACTATTGTCAACCCACGGTTTTGCATGTTTGAGCAATCTTAA